In the genome of Takifugu rubripes chromosome 18, fTakRub1.2, whole genome shotgun sequence, one region contains:
- the LOC101068411 gene encoding uncharacterized protein isoform X3: MTPITDDVSKLSSLKQNVPSDYEIPVSSIPKDVAGTCWVVLNIYPLEQSLRNLAGMFGAVSSNREQISVFISMLKSLRFTFNHEELEAAMQLFQCHYRERGLMSGLYFDYIKDILHAASQGTSGLPCKPPPCLNQHPSPGGQEEGRGSSWSIRAPWILVLIPFTACAVILLWLGKSGRLSPSCNVEDLRLRPFDMIPTVSISIPLQTLPNPADSEPVQDSVREHESS; encoded by the exons AAGCAGAACGTTCCCTCCGATTATGAGATTCCCGTCAGCTCCATCCCCAAAGACGTG GCCGGCACGTGCTGGGTGGTCTTAAACATATACCCTTTGGAGCAGAGTCTTCGGAACCTGGCCGGCATGTTTGGCGCCGTCTCCTCCAACAGAGAGCAGATCAGCGTCTTCATATCCATGCTGAAGAGCCTCCGCTTCACCTTCAACCACGAGGAGCTG GAAGCGGCGATGCAACTCTTTCAGTGTCATTATCGAGAGAGGGGCCTGATGTCCGGTCTTTACTTTGACTACATCAAAGACATCCTCCACGCCGCCTCTCAAGGAACATCCGGCCTCCCGTGCAAGCCCCCGCCGTGCCTTAACCAGCATCCCTCTCCAG GGGGTCAGGAGGAGGGTCGAGGCTCCAGCTGGTCGATCAGAGCGCCCTGGATTCTGGTACTCATCCCTTTTACAGCTTGTGCCGTTATCCTCCTGTGGCTG GGGAAGTCTGGGCGGCTCTCTCCCAGCTGCAACGTTGAGGACCTTCGACTGCGGCCTTTTGACATGATCCCGACCGTTTCCATCTCCATCCCGCTCCAAACGCTCCCCAATCCTGCCGACAGCGAGCCGGTGCAGGATTCCGTCCGTGAACACGAGAGCAGCTGA